GGTTGGACAGGAGCGCGGACTCCTGGCCACCCGCGCCCTCCTCGGGCACCAGGTGGTGCTGGAAGGGCAGGCCCGTCTTCCCCAGGTGCTCCTGGAGCCGCTGGTACTCGGGCTTCTGCGCACTGACCACCAGGTGGGTGCGCGTCGAGGGCCACGCGGGCAGCGCGGCCAGGTCCAGCGCGACGATGTCGTCACGCAGGGCGCGGGGGAACGGGAAGCCGAGCAGCTCCTCGCGGACCTCCAGCGGGCTTTCGGGCCGGGGGAAGAGGGTGCGGGTGTCGCGGCGCGCCTGGAGCAGCTCCAGCTCCCGGAGCCACGCCTCGCCCTCCACCATGGGCTCCCAGAGCACGAGCGCGGCGGTGGACAGTCCTTCCATCGCGGCGCGCACCGCGAGCGCCGCGCCCAGCCGCAGGCCCACGAGCGCCACGCGCTGCACGCCCGTCACGTCCTGCAATTCATTGACGGCGTTGCGGATGTCCTGGAC
This DNA window, taken from Corallococcus coralloides DSM 2259, encodes the following:
- a CDS encoding alpha/beta fold hydrolase, producing MTPCFFGTSERQLFGIHHPAQGAERSTGVVLCYPAAQEYMLTHWAFRKLAGMLAREGFHVFRFDYYGTGDSAGEVHEGRVATWVQDIRNAVNELQDVTGVQRVALVGLRLGAALAVRAAMEGLSTAALVLWEPMVEGEAWLRELELLQARRDTRTLFPRPESPLEVREELLGFPFPRALRDDIVALDLAALPAWPSTRTHLVVSAQKPEYQRLQEHLGKTGLPFQHHLVPEEGAGGQESALLSNRILQTITTLLKEAA